The Polypterus senegalus isolate Bchr_013 chromosome 9, ASM1683550v1, whole genome shotgun sequence genome includes a window with the following:
- the cdt1 gene encoding DNA replication factor Cdt1, whose amino-acid sequence MAQAKVTDFFARSKKAGSGTLQTKRVKGTEDILTRNEALLKSPENKLLSTRSKTRVTDVAVETSQPKAYLTRQRKIPQNHLPLQVESRPQLSNKDEERAGNVTTTEAVELKPPTTPKRNAECDVVIAARGHSSAKKRLKTDKESETDRQPGANGDKKSARKRLLLEEHGEDKEQMYTAAPRVAERTLAPSSVEKKVKDLVNKNSSLSPGPKRDVQGSQENQSFSKNDMKTLKAKIQSIREKGDQVSRAAISLPPSSSEFQSRLKRVRELEAKVQERKKIDVAETQPQTEESQPVPAYQRYHTLAEDVAPGLTLPYKYRLLAEMFRSMDTIVAMLYNRSETATFAKVKQGIQDMMRKKFEEHNVGQIKTVYPSAYTFRQEKNIPSFSPSVKKTCYQLTIEPLLQTENAGRPHLSASRMLERKQTFSRYLVNIMKQHHKAFLSSLNPPINVPDDRLTRWHPRFNVDEVPDIAASDLPRPPQVDKLTTAQEVLDKARSMMTPKMEKALANIALRTAESHGEEPKETSVTSVLPVAAVSATPSALKGVSQSLLERIRAKEAQKMQAMMTRNPEQEERLTMMSRLVELVRILRNVFVAEKKAALSMEVACSRVASSYRSTMTQGEMEKHLKLASVLLPDWLTVHPIRKDLYLKINKSLDLNVVLEKLNQKIKEEERV is encoded by the exons ATGGCGCAGGCAAAAGTTACAGACTTCTTCGCCCGCAGCAAAAAAGCTGGAAGCGGGACTCTGCAAACAAAACGCGTGAAAGGCACCGAAGATATACTTACGAGAAATGAAGCTCTCCTCAAGTCGCCAGAAAATAAGCTACTTTCCACGAGGTCCAAAACCCGAGTAACAGATGTCGCTGTCGAGACCTCGCAGCCTAAAGCGTACCTTACGCGACAGAGGAAAATACCCCAGAATCACCTGCCTCTTCAAGTAGAAAGCAGACCGCAGCTGAGCAACAAAGATGAGGAACGAGCGGGTAATGTTACGACAACGGAGGCAGTAGAGCTGAAACCTCCCACCACTCCTAAACGGAACGCAGAATGTGATGTGGTGATCGCAGCTCGTGGACACAGTTCAGCCAAGAAGCGTTTAAAGACCGATAAGGAGTCGGAAACCGATCGGCAGCCAGGGGCAAATGGAGATAAGAAGTCTGCCCGAAAAAGACTTCTTTTGGAAGAACATGGGGAGGATAAGGAGCAG ATGTATACCGCTGCCCCCAGGGTGGCTGAAAGGACGTTGGCTCCATCCTCTGTGGAGAAGAAAGTAAAAGATTTGGTGAATAAGAATTCATCGTTGTCCCCTGGGCCAAAGAGAGATGTACAGGGATCACAGGAGAACCAG AGTTTTTCCAAGAATGACATGAAGACTCTAAAAGCCAAAATCCAAAGTATCCGTGAAAAGGGAGACCAGGTATCCCGAGCAGCTATATCTTTGCCACCTTCCTCTTCAGAATTTCAGTCAAGATTAAAGAGAGTACGGGAGCTTGAAGCCAAAgtgcaagaaagaaaaaaaattgatgtgGCAGAAACGCAACCACAGACAGAAGAAAG CCAACCTGTACCAGCCTATCAGAGATATCACACGCTTGCTGAAGATGTTGCACCGGGGCTTACCTTGCCTTATAAGTACAGGCTGCTTGCAGAGATGTTTCGCAGTATGGACACCATTGTAGCGATGCTCTATAACCGTTCTGAAACTGCTACCTTTGCCAAGGTTAAACAAGGTATTCAGGATATGATGCGCAA GAAATTTGAGGAACATAATGTTGGCCAAATAAAAACGGTCTACCCATCTGCCTATACTTTCCGTCAAGAGAAGAATATTCCATCTTTTAGCCCAAGTGTTAAGAAGACATGCTACCAACTCACCATAGAGCCCCTTCTGCAGACAG AAAACGCTGGCCGTCCTCATCTTTCTGCATCACGTATGCTAGAACGCAAACAAACCTTTAGTCGGTATCTGGTGAATATTATGAAACAACATCACAAG GCTTTCTTGTCTTCTCTGAATCCACCTATAAATGTACCGGATGATCGTCTGACCCGTTGGCACCCTCGATTCAATGTAGATGAGGTGCCAGACATTGCAGCAAGTGACCTGCCCCGTCCTCCACAGGTGGATAAACTGACAACTGCCCAGGAGGTTCTTGATAAGGCACGCAGTATGATGACACCAAAG ATGGAAAAAGCCCTGGCTAATATTGCTCTAAGGACAGCAGAAAGCCATGGCGAGGAGCCAAAAGAGACTTCAGTGACAAGTGTTCTTCCAGTTGCTGCTGTTTCAGCCACACCAAGTGCTTTGAAAGGAGTATCCCAGTCCCTTCTGGAGAGG ATAAGAGCGAAGGAGGCCCAGAAAATGCAGGCAATGATGACTCGGAACCCAGAGCAAGAAGAACGTTTGACAATGATGTCAAGACTGGTGGAACTTGTGCGGATTTTGCGCAATGTATTTGTGGCAGAAAAGAAAGCAGCACTTAGCATGGAGGTGGCATGCAGCAGAGTGGCTTCCAGTTATCGTTCCACTATGACACAAG GGGAAATGGAGAAACACCTTAAACTGGCATCAGTGCTGCTTCCTGACTGGTTAACTGTACACCCAATCAGGAAAGATCTCTATCTCAAAATCAACAAATCACTGGACCTTAATGTTGTACTGGAGAAACTCAATCAGAAGATCAAGGAGGAGGAGAGAGTATGA